The Calothrix sp. PCC 7507 DNA segment TAATATGCTTCCACAGCTAGCTTGCCCTAATTAAATGTTTTTTTGGTTCAGTGTAATTTACAATTTTTATCAGAGAATTTTCAGGTAATATCAGTAATTTCTCGGTATTTAATTGCAATAAACAATTAATACCTTTGGATTTCGTTTCTCAAATCACAACCATCACGAGGGAGACTGCTACCGTCACGAGGGAAACCGCGATCGCCATGAGGGAGACTGCTACCGTCACGAAAGAGACCGCGATCGCCATGAGGGAGACTGCTACCGTCACGAAAGAGACCGCGATCGCCATAAGGGAGACTGCTACCGTCACGAAGGAGACCGTGATCGCCATGAAGGAGACCGTGATCGCCATGAAGGAGACCGCGATCGCCATGAGGGAGACCGCGATCGCCATGAGGGAGACCGCGATCGCCATGAGGGAGACTGCTACCACCACGAGGGAGACCGCTACCGTCACGAAGGAGACCGCTTAAACCCCGGTGGATGAAATTCGCGGCTACACAAACATAGACGCGAAGCGGCTTCCCGCAGGGTAGCCCACCTCCGTGGGCTAAGAGAGTTCAACCCGCGCAGGCGGGTTTTGTCTGTGTAGATGCGATTTCTAACCACCAATTTAACTGTTAACTGTTAACTGATTTAATGGTTACAGCTAGCTTCTTTTTAATGGTGTCCCTTACAGCCACCTTTTTCATGGTGATGCTGATGACCACCGTGGGCGCAGTTTTGTAAATCCTGACCCATTAGGCTTTCGCTGACTTCCCGCAAGGATTCATCTACAGCCTGTAAGCCAATCCACGCATCAATTTTGGCGACATCAAAGCCGAAGTCGCGGCGATCGCCTACTTGCAATAAAGGACGGCGAATTAATAGAGGATCTTGCACCATCAGCGACAAAGCGGTTTGTGCATCTAATTTGGCTGGAACCACTTCACCCGATTTGATTCGTGGGGAACTGGGGTTAAACCATTCTGTCACGGGGCGATCGCCAAAAAATGAGCGCAGATTTTCCACTGTCCAAGGTTCTGTTAATAAGCTTTGTGCTACTACCTCATGTCCCGCCGCTGTTAGCAAAACTTTTTGCTTTGTACCACCTTTACAGCCGGGTTTTTCATAGAAAACTACTCTAGCCATTGTGATATCTCCTAATCAGTTATCAGTTAACAGTTAACAGTTACTTGTACTGAGCTTGTCCTGAGCGTAGTCGAAGGGCGCAGTCGAAGTATCAATCTATTCACTGTTAAGCAATGAGATGTTTTACTAGACTATGTGCAAAAGTCTAATTTTGTTGAATATTTAACCGCCGACACACGCAGATAACCGCTGATGATTTGTTTAGATCAACCGCGTTTGCATAGGTCTTTATTATCTAATAATAATACTTTTAGCAGAAGGATGGTTAATATAAAAATCCGGCTTTATTTTTGAACAAAATTAGGTATTTGTAGGGTGCGTTAGCGATAGCGTAACGCACCATTTTTAAGGATTTGATGCCGTACTCTCGCTGCTAACACACCCTACATAGATAATAATTGTTAACTGTTAAAACTTTTTAGCTGTATGGCTAACCGGGTCAAATGCAAATCGTTCTTCTGGATTAGTTTCGCCATAAATATTAAAAGTCACAGTCGGTTCATCACCTACTGCATGTACGCGATGAATTGCATCGGGAGTGAAACTAACAATGTCTCCTGGGGATAAGGTTATTTCTCCCGTAGGCTCAATTTTATTTTGGGATTCTAGGCTGTGAGTTCGCTGCCAAAAAGTGTTTTTCTCCTGTCCTTTTAACACAGCGACAATTCCCCAAGTCCCATGATTATGAATTGTGGATATAGTTCCTGGTGCAAATGTTACCGTTTGTACTGTTAAGGGAAAACCTAGTTCGTCATACAGCAATAAAACCGAGGTTCCAGTTTTGGGACAAGGCTTTAAATATTGACTGCGTACCCAGTATGAATTAACAATTAACTTCCTTACCAACATTCTAATTTTTGGTAGACAACTAGATGCTTCTCCAGCCTCATTGAGAACATCTTCTACTTCAGTTAAAAACCGATAAAGACGATAATCTTCTTTCAGCAAATCCCATATTCTTGCAGATTTACAGATTTGATACTGTCCGTCGTCATTGACAAACCAATCCCTACCTTGCATAAATTTTAAACCGTTAGCCGAAAAGAACTTAGTGGAAGTAGAGGAAGAGGTGAGGAGATAGGATTAATCACAGGAGCAGGTTGATTAGGAAATAGCGGTGGAGCGATGAGAGTAGGTGTATTGCTAGCGGATTGAGAGAGAGAATAATACATAGATGTGCTGGTTGAAAAAAAATGACTCATAGTTTTTCAGTCTTAATTCTAGTAGGGTGGGCATTGCCCACCAAAACCCGGAATATGGTGGGCAATGCCCACCCTACGAATTTATAGATACGCGATTCATCGCGTCTTTACTAATCATCTTCTTCTGCTGGACGGGTGAGAATATCTAACAAGATTCCCGCCCCAAAGTCATTTTTATCGTCTATTTCTTTAACTTTAGTACTAATTTCTTTTGCTTGCTGTATCTCTCCTAACTTGGCTAGTACTAATCCAGAAGCAGCATAAGTATTTAAATACAATCTGATTTTGGGTTCTTCTCGACGACTAACTAATATGGGCTTAAGTTGCTCCCAATCATGAGGTAATTTTTCTGCTACTCTAATTTTATCTAATAATTGAATTGTGGTTTGCAGTGCTAATGGATAATTATTTTTATAATAAAAAAATCTATAGGCTGCAATAAATACATCAGTATGTTCTCCAGCTTGCGCTAAAGCTTGCTGCATATAATTTTCTGACTCTGAGGTATTTTCCCAAGTTTGTGCTGCTAGAATCAACAATTTTTTGATATCCTCCGGCACCTGAAACCATGAGAATTTTTCTGGCTGAACTTGCATAACCATCTCCTGTTTAAATCAGTGAACAGTTAACAGTTATCAGTTATCAAGGTTTGAGTTAGAGATTTAAGACTTGGACTTAATCCCACAACTTTTAAACGTAGATGACTCTAGCTCCCAACTGTTAACTGTTAACTGTTAACCCATGCCAATTTAAAAAATGCTGAGAATGTACACCAAAGTGAAAAGCACAATCCAGATAATATCTACAAAGTGCCAGTAAATTTCTGCCATTTCGATGCCAGTGTGTTTAGTAGCAGAATAGTGGCCGGGTTGACGCGATCGCCACACAGTACCCAAAATCAATAATAGCCCCACAAACACGTGCAAACCGTGGAAGCCGGTCATGATGTAAAAGCAGTTGGCGAAGACATTGGTAGTCAAACCATATCCCAAAGTTGCATATTCATACACCTGACCACCCAAGAAAATCGCACCCATGATGGCAGTAACCACATACCAAAACTGCATTCCCTTGACATTATTCTTCTTAATCGCCACATCACCCAAGTGAATGACAAAGCTACTAGAAACCAGAATAATGGTGTTGATTGTTGGCAATAACAGTTCTACCTCAGTTTCCTTGGGAGGCCAAACATCTGTCAGACCTCTAAAAAACAAAAAGGTGGCAAAAAATCCGCCAAACATTAAAGATTCCGAAGCCAGAAAAGTCAATAGCCCCAAAACCCTTAAATCTGGATGATGTTCCTCATGATGTTCACTTGTCGTTGCTATAGTCATCTTATTTACCCTCAAAATTCTATTAATTCGTAGCGCAGAAATTTGACAAACCTCAGTGTCCCTTTGCGTTTAAAAGTTCATAGCGTTTTTAAACGCAGAGTCGCGCAGAGGTTAGCGCAGAGGAACGCGGAGTTTTTTCAGGAAAATTTGCTACGAAATTAAGCACTAGCCTCTGTTGTTGCGGCCGGCTGCACTTTGGCATCATGACCGTAGTCATAAGGGCCATGAGTCACAACAGGCAATACTTCCCAGTTTTCAATTGAGGGTGGTGAACTGGTTGTCCATTCCAAAGTCAAAGCTTGCCAAGGATTATCACCAGCCAAGTCGCCTTTAATCCAACTTTGAATGATGTTGATGGTGAAGGGAATTACTGATATTCCCAAAACAAATGCACCATAGGTAGAAATCACATTGAGGTCGATAAATTGCGGATCATACATCGCCACACGTCGGGGCATTCCTTGCAAACCCAACTCATGCATGGGTAAGAAAGTCAAGTTAGTGCCGACAAATGTCAAAGCGAAGTGAATTCGACCCCAGTTTTCATTCAACTTCCGTCCTGTCATTTTAGGGAACCAGTGGTAAATCCCGGCGTAGATGCCAAACACGGAACCGCCAAACAGCACAAAGTGGAAGTGTGCGACTACATAATATGTGTCGTGGACGTGAATATCAAAGGGCGCTGTTCCCATTGTCACGCCACTTAAGCCGCCCATGACGAACATGCACAATAAACCAATGGCGAATAGCATCGCGGTGGTGAAGCGAATCTTCCCACCCCAAAGGGTAGCAACCCAGGCGAAAATCTTCACGCCGGTGGGAACAGCCACAATCAGGGTAGAGATGGTGAAGAAAATCCGCATCCAGCCGGGTGTACCACTGGTGAACATGTGGTGTACCCAGACGAATAACCCAACAACGCAGATGGCGACGCTAGAATAAGCGATCGCTTTATAACCGAAAATTGGTTTACGGGCATGAACGGGAATCACCTCCGACATAATGCCGAAGATGGGCAGAATCATTAAATAAACTGCTGGGTGAGAATAGAACCAGAACAAGTGTTGATAGATAACAACATTACCGCCTGCATCTGGTTTGAAAAAGGATGTGCCAAAGTTCAAGTCAAACAACAGCAACACTAAACCCGCCGCTAACACTGGTGTAGAGAGGAGTGCCAGAATTGAGGTTGCTAAGATTGCCCAACAAAACAAGGGAACTTGATCCCATTTCATGCTAGGAACTTTCATTTTCAGGATGGTGATGACAAAGTTCACCGAACCCAAAATTGAGGAAGTCCCCACCAAAACGATCGCCAAAACCCACATGGTTTGAGCAGTATGTGCTGTCACCAAACTTAAAGGTGGGTAAGCTGTCCAACCAGATTGGGCACCGCCAAAGATAAAACTACCCAGCAGTAATAAACCTGCGGGTGGGTTTAACCAAAAGGCGATCGCATTTAATTTGGGAAAAGCCATATCCCTAGCACCAAGCATCAGCGGTACTAGATAGTTGCCAAATCCCCCAATCGCACTGGGAACGATCCATAAAAAGATCATGATCGTTCCATGATTGGTCATGAAAGCGTTGTAGAGACTGGGGTCGAGTAAATCTGCATCTGGTGTCGCTAATTCTACACGAATAGCGATCGCCATCAATCCACCAATCAAATAAAATACAAATGCTGTCACTAGGTATTGAATCCCAATTACCTTGTGATCAACATTAAACGTGAAATAGTCCTGCCATTTCCACGCCTTTGGATGGGAGATGTGGCTAGTCGCCAGCTTCTCTGGTGGCGTATTTCGAGGAAATTCTACCTTTGTCATATTTTTTCCTTTGTCAGTTATCAGTTATCAGCTTGTTCACTGTTAACTGTTAACTGTTTACTGTTAACTGACTGTAGAGTTGCTGCACTCACCCCCAAATTATGAACATGGGGCGCGAGAAACTCTGATGTGGATAAGTTGGCTGGGTTAACTGCAATGGCTTGATGCAAGTCTGACTTTTGAGCAACTTGGTTTTCACTCAGCCAGCTATCATACTCTGCTGGCGTGTGGACAATTACCTGCGATCGCATTGCGCCGTGGTAAGCACCGCAAAGTTCAGTACACACTACCGGATAAGTACCTGGTTTGGTGGCGACAAAGCGCAATTCAGTCGGAATACCAGGAAGCGCATCTTGCTTTAACCGAAATTGCGGTACCCAAAACGAGTGAATCACATCTACCGCTGACAAGTTGAGTTGCACATCAGCACCGACAGGAACATGCAATTCCCCAGTAGTAATACCGCTATCGGGGTAGTTAAACACCCAAGCATATTGCATCCCTTGGACATTCACAACCACATCGGCTTTTTTACCTTGGGTGTCAGGAGATGCGCCAATGCCAATTGCTGGAGTGATTGTAGGGGCAGTGGTATCATCTAAAGTAGCAGCCATTGCACTTCCATTTATATGTGCCACATGCGCCCCACCATGAGGATGACCCGTCGGCTCAAACCCTCCCATTTGGTTGTAAACATCTACACTGTAGATTCCCAAAGCAATCACAATCAGTGCGGGGATTGCTGTCCAAAAAATTTCTAGGGGAATATTGCCTTCTATTGCTACGCCATCGCCATCATCCCCAGGACGGTGGCGAAACTTAATTAAGAAAATCAGAATTGTGCCTTCTACCACCAAAAACAGAGCGATGGCGATGGTAAACATGACGTTGAAAAATCCGTCTACCAAAGGCGCTTGTAGCGACGCCTGTACGGGTAGTAGATTGTGGTTTTGACCAATCAAAATGCTGACTGCTGAGACTAATATGCCAGCAATCAGGGTCCATAGTGAAACAGGAATTTGTTGCATACATACTACTCTGTAAAACGCCGATATCAGTTATCAGTTATCAGTTATCAGTTATCAGAGTCTGTTAACTGTTCACTGTTGACTGTTTACTGTCTCTCACAGGGCAGCGTTTTTGTTTTCTCTCACTAATTTTCTAACTTAAACCTATAAAAAGTGGGGGAAATTTCCATATCTTTTTACATCTTTCCCCCAAAAATTAAAACTATATCGCAACTCCCATGTTATCAGAGCATGAGAATTTTAGAAAAGCTAGTGGCTCTCGAAGGGCACTTTTAGCCCTAATATTAATTAGGCTAGATTAGCAGCAAGTATGAATTTGTTTATAACCGACATTAGCGATTTACGATTTTGTTTACTGTGAACTTTTGGCTTCCCCTCAGATTACCTTGCTGAGTGCTTTCTCTAAACCATATCTCTGACGCAAGAAGTATTAAGTATCCGCGATCAAGAATGAAGTAATCACTAAATGCATACCTCACCACTAATGGTTGGGGTAATTTCATACTTCATACTTCATCCTTCAGACTTCATACTTCATCCTTCAGACTTCATACTTCATACTTAGCTTTCTAATGCAACATGGGTGTAGCAATTCTTAGGACAAATCCGCGAACAAGCTTCGCAACCAATACAGTTTTCTGGATTGGCCACTTTCATTACTTTCCGTTCAATTTCTTCGTCATCTTCATCCTCAACAATTTCCCCTTCTTCATTGAGTGCCATCAATCCTAGTACATTGTATCCACATGCTTTAATGCATCTGCCACAGCCGATACATTTATCTTTGTCAATTGCCTGAGCAAATTTTGGTGTCCAGGTTTTACCCCCAAATGTCAATCCTGTTAGTTGTGCCATGAATAAACCCTCGGCAATTCTGCCTACAAATTTGTTTGCGCTTTGCTGATCATCCTAGCTCAATATTAATTCCTTATTTTTACTGTTAAACAATCAATTTTTACATAATCAAAATCTTATGACTTATTAGCAAGCCTTACGCTTTTTTAGCAATAACTTTTAAATGAAATTTATTACCAATAATTTTTATGTGGTGTATCTAGCTTAATGCTTATTCAGCAAGACTTATAGATAAGTTATATGCTCTTGCCAATTGTTTTATTCTCAACGTAGAATCAAACCATTGCTGGTAAATAAAATCAATTAATACATAATATTTTGAA contains these protein-coding regions:
- the fdxB gene encoding ferredoxin III, nif-specific, encoding MAQLTGLTFGGKTWTPKFAQAIDKDKCIGCGRCIKACGYNVLGLMALNEEGEIVEDEDDEEIERKVMKVANPENCIGCEACSRICPKNCYTHVALES
- a CDS encoding cupin; its protein translation is MQGRDWFVNDDGQYQICKSARIWDLLKEDYRLYRFLTEVEDVLNEAGEASSCLPKIRMLVRKLIVNSYWVRSQYLKPCPKTGTSVLLLYDELGFPLTVQTVTFAPGTISTIHNHGTWGIVAVLKGQEKNTFWQRTHSLESQNKIEPTGEITLSPGDIVSFTPDAIHRVHAVGDEPTVTFNIYGETNPEERFAFDPVSHTAKKF
- a CDS encoding cytochrome c oxidase subunit II; this translates as MQQIPVSLWTLIAGILVSAVSILIGQNHNLLPVQASLQAPLVDGFFNVMFTIAIALFLVVEGTILIFLIKFRHRPGDDGDGVAIEGNIPLEIFWTAIPALIVIALGIYSVDVYNQMGGFEPTGHPHGGAHVAHINGSAMAATLDDTTAPTITPAIGIGASPDTQGKKADVVVNVQGMQYAWVFNYPDSGITTGELHVPVGADVQLNLSAVDVIHSFWVPQFRLKQDALPGIPTELRFVATKPGTYPVVCTELCGAYHGAMRSQVIVHTPAEYDSWLSENQVAQKSDLHQAIAVNPANLSTSEFLAPHVHNLGVSAATLQSVNSKQLTVNSEQADN
- the ctaD gene encoding cytochrome c oxidase subunit I, with translation MTKVEFPRNTPPEKLATSHISHPKAWKWQDYFTFNVDHKVIGIQYLVTAFVFYLIGGLMAIAIRVELATPDADLLDPSLYNAFMTNHGTIMIFLWIVPSAIGGFGNYLVPLMLGARDMAFPKLNAIAFWLNPPAGLLLLGSFIFGGAQSGWTAYPPLSLVTAHTAQTMWVLAIVLVGTSSILGSVNFVITILKMKVPSMKWDQVPLFCWAILATSILALLSTPVLAAGLVLLLFDLNFGTSFFKPDAGGNVVIYQHLFWFYSHPAVYLMILPIFGIMSEVIPVHARKPIFGYKAIAYSSVAICVVGLFVWVHHMFTSGTPGWMRIFFTISTLIVAVPTGVKIFAWVATLWGGKIRFTTAMLFAIGLLCMFVMGGLSGVTMGTAPFDIHVHDTYYVVAHFHFVLFGGSVFGIYAGIYHWFPKMTGRKLNENWGRIHFALTFVGTNLTFLPMHELGLQGMPRRVAMYDPQFIDLNVISTYGAFVLGISVIPFTINIIQSWIKGDLAGDNPWQALTLEWTTSSPPSIENWEVLPVVTHGPYDYGHDAKVQPAATTEASA
- a CDS encoding heme-copper oxidase subunit III: MTIATTSEHHEEHHPDLRVLGLLTFLASESLMFGGFFATFLFFRGLTDVWPPKETEVELLLPTINTIILVSSSFVIHLGDVAIKKNNVKGMQFWYVVTAIMGAIFLGGQVYEYATLGYGLTTNVFANCFYIMTGFHGLHVFVGLLLILGTVWRSRQPGHYSATKHTGIEMAEIYWHFVDIIWIVLFTLVYILSIF
- a CDS encoding ArsC/Spx/MgsR family protein, producing MARVVFYEKPGCKGGTKQKVLLTAAGHEVVAQSLLTEPWTVENLRSFFGDRPVTEWFNPSSPRIKSGEVVPAKLDAQTALSLMVQDPLLIRRPLLQVGDRRDFGFDVAKIDAWIGLQAVDESLREVSESLMGQDLQNCAHGGHQHHHEKGGCKGHH